One genomic window of Arthrobacter sp. KBS0703 includes the following:
- a CDS encoding GNAT family N-acetyltransferase encodes MTENTVSTEDQFTPDVTTFRNDALHRYELHVGGKLAVHIRFMDKPGHVDFIHTETAEEFAGQGLANVLVHFALDDVVAAGKRIIPHCPFTARYLRKHEIYTQCIDWPEEAAPKLMGT; translated from the coding sequence ATGACGGAGAACACGGTATCCACCGAGGACCAATTCACCCCGGATGTCACTACCTTCCGGAACGATGCGCTCCACCGCTACGAGCTCCACGTGGGCGGGAAGCTGGCGGTGCATATCCGGTTCATGGACAAACCGGGACACGTTGACTTCATTCACACCGAAACGGCCGAGGAGTTTGCGGGGCAAGGCCTCGCCAACGTCCTGGTGCATTTCGCCCTGGACGACGTCGTGGCCGCGGGGAAGCGGATCATTCCGCATTGCCCCTTCACAGCGCGCTACCTGCGCAAGCACGAGATCTACACGCAGTGCATCGACTGGCCCGAGGAGGCTGCGCCCAAGCTCATGGGCACGTGA
- a CDS encoding helix-turn-helix transcriptional regulator — MGQSAEFGKFLKAMRSRLKPEDAGVAGGGSARRVPGLRREEIARLADVSTDYYTRLEQGRNIHPSRAVLDSVARALKLDASEQAHMMNLLEHCAESARSPVPVQAVRPALRQLLEAVGEVPALVLGRRTDVLAGNRMAFLLFADFPELPPGERNLTRWLILDPRARELFRDWKAVAAEAAGALRVDVGRHPNDAQANQLVGELAVHSEQFRQWWAGHRVATRSSGSLRLHHPAVGDLELNFENLVLPDDPDQVLRVFSAKPGSPSADALALLGSLGAGTGREIATAGETSVPAAPESPESPETRGAGVPGAQLP; from the coding sequence ATGGGTCAGAGCGCCGAGTTCGGCAAATTCCTCAAGGCAATGCGGTCACGGCTGAAACCGGAAGATGCCGGAGTGGCTGGCGGCGGCAGCGCCAGACGCGTTCCGGGGCTGCGTCGGGAGGAAATTGCCCGGCTCGCGGACGTCAGCACGGACTACTACACGCGCCTGGAGCAGGGCAGGAACATCCACCCCTCGCGGGCCGTGCTCGATTCGGTGGCCAGGGCCCTCAAGCTTGATGCCAGCGAGCAGGCCCACATGATGAATCTCCTTGAGCACTGTGCCGAGTCCGCGCGCTCGCCCGTACCGGTCCAGGCCGTGCGTCCTGCCCTGCGCCAGCTGCTCGAAGCCGTGGGCGAAGTCCCTGCCCTTGTCCTGGGGCGGCGCACGGACGTTTTGGCGGGCAACCGGATGGCTTTCCTGCTCTTCGCGGATTTTCCGGAGTTGCCGCCGGGGGAGCGGAACCTCACCCGCTGGCTCATCCTGGATCCGCGGGCCCGCGAACTCTTCCGGGACTGGAAGGCGGTCGCGGCCGAGGCTGCCGGCGCGCTTCGCGTGGATGTCGGGCGCCACCCCAACGACGCGCAGGCCAATCAGCTGGTGGGCGAGCTCGCCGTGCACAGCGAGCAGTTCCGCCAGTGGTGGGCAGGCCATCGGGTGGCAACACGTTCCTCCGGCAGCTTGCGGCTCCATCACCCCGCCGTCGGGGACCTGGAACTGAACTTTGAAAACCTCGTCCTGCCGGACGACCCGGACCAGGTGCTTCGGGTGTTTTCCGCGAAGCCGGGCTCGCCGTCGGCGGATGCGCTGGCCCTGCTGGGCAGCCTCGGCGCGGGCACCGGGCGGGAAATCGCGACGGCGGGGGAGACTTCCGTTCCCGCCGCACCGGAATCACCGGAATCACCGGAAACCCGGGGTGCCGGCGTTCCGGGAGCCCAGCTTCCCTGA
- a CDS encoding dodecin — protein MSNHTYSISEIVGTSTEGVDAAVRNGIAEAAKTLRNLDWFEVKEIRGHLDNGQVADWQVTIKLGFRLER, from the coding sequence TTGTCTAATCACACCTACAGCATTTCTGAAATTGTCGGAACCTCGACCGAAGGCGTGGACGCGGCCGTCCGCAATGGCATCGCCGAGGCAGCAAAGACCCTACGAAACCTGGACTGGTTCGAAGTCAAGGAAATCCGCGGCCACCTCGATAACGGCCAGGTGGCCGACTGGCAGGTGACCATCAAGCTCGGCTTCCGGCTGGAGCGCTGA
- a CDS encoding aldo/keto reductase has translation MSQTSETGVRQVALNNGVRIPQIGFGVFQVPAEETQRIVEEALEAGYRHIDTAAAYQNEAGVGAAIAASGIPREEIFVTTKLRNGEQGSAAEAFENSRKALGLDVVDLYLIHWPVPSQGLFTEAWRAMEALYVEGHIRAIGVSNFLEDHLDTLLAIAGVVPAVNQIELHPTFQQSALASKSRSLGIAVEAYSPLGQGADLNAAAVTALAEDKGATPAQIILAWHLAAGTIVIPKSSTPARMRENMAAANISLSAADLESINALDAGTRVGGDPATAAHSQL, from the coding sequence ATGTCCCAGACATCAGAAACCGGCGTCCGCCAGGTCGCCCTCAACAACGGCGTCCGCATCCCCCAGATCGGTTTCGGCGTTTTCCAGGTCCCGGCGGAAGAGACCCAGCGGATCGTTGAAGAAGCCCTTGAAGCCGGCTACCGGCACATCGACACCGCGGCCGCATACCAGAACGAGGCCGGCGTCGGCGCGGCAATCGCGGCCTCCGGCATACCGCGTGAGGAAATCTTCGTCACCACCAAGCTGCGCAACGGTGAGCAGGGCTCCGCCGCCGAGGCCTTCGAAAACAGCCGCAAGGCTCTGGGCCTGGACGTCGTTGACCTCTACCTCATCCATTGGCCGGTGCCGTCCCAGGGCCTGTTCACCGAAGCCTGGCGGGCCATGGAAGCGCTCTACGTTGAAGGCCATATCCGTGCCATCGGCGTGTCCAACTTCCTGGAAGACCACCTGGATACCCTCTTGGCGATCGCCGGTGTCGTTCCCGCCGTGAACCAGATCGAACTCCACCCGACGTTCCAGCAGTCTGCGCTGGCCAGCAAGAGCCGCTCCCTTGGGATCGCCGTGGAGGCGTACAGCCCGCTGGGGCAGGGTGCAGACCTGAACGCCGCGGCTGTCACGGCCCTGGCCGAGGACAAGGGCGCCACACCGGCCCAGATCATCCTGGCCTGGCACCTGGCGGCCGGCACCATCGTGATCCCGAAGTCCTCAACGCCGGCCCGCATGCGGGAGAACATGGCTGCCGCGAACATCTCCCTGAGCGCGGCGGACCTCGAGTCCATCAACGCGCTGGACGCCGGCACCCGCGTTGGCGGAGATCCAGCAACTGCGGCCCACAGCCAGCTCTAG
- a CDS encoding class II fructose-bisphosphate aldolase has product MRTQLDELVGSALQQGSAVPAFTCYDFTTALAVVGAAEEAGRGVILLVAPKTAATTYGLRLISALRGLADEASVPVAVQLDHASDLNVITAAVAAGADSVLADGSPLPYEANIALVREVRAALDAQGGTDVVLEAELGGLAGDEDKAFGADSDDAAGNDVAGLTDSAQVEDFVARTGAQLLAVAVGNVHGKYKGEPQLRWDVLQDIAVRTRIPLVLHGASGIPAEELAKAPAMNVGKVNFNTELRTGVLATLEAQTAAHRADGENLQGLLAHWNASAKDFAAATLGMLSR; this is encoded by the coding sequence ATGCGCACGCAACTCGACGAGCTCGTAGGCTCCGCGTTGCAGCAGGGCTCCGCCGTGCCCGCCTTCACGTGCTATGACTTCACCACGGCCCTCGCCGTTGTGGGCGCAGCCGAGGAAGCCGGCCGCGGCGTCATCCTGCTCGTGGCTCCCAAGACCGCAGCCACCACCTACGGACTGCGGCTCATCTCCGCCCTGCGGGGCCTGGCGGACGAGGCCTCCGTGCCGGTTGCCGTGCAGCTGGACCACGCGTCGGACCTCAATGTCATCACCGCGGCCGTTGCTGCCGGGGCGGATTCCGTCCTCGCTGACGGCTCGCCCCTGCCATATGAGGCGAACATCGCGCTGGTTCGCGAAGTCCGGGCGGCCTTGGACGCTCAAGGCGGCACCGACGTCGTGCTGGAGGCCGAGCTGGGCGGGCTCGCCGGCGATGAGGACAAGGCGTTCGGCGCCGATTCCGACGACGCCGCCGGAAACGACGTTGCCGGCCTCACGGATTCCGCGCAGGTGGAGGACTTCGTGGCAAGGACTGGGGCGCAACTGCTGGCCGTGGCCGTGGGCAACGTTCACGGAAAGTACAAGGGCGAGCCGCAGCTTCGGTGGGACGTCCTGCAGGACATTGCCGTGCGCACGCGTATCCCGCTGGTCCTCCACGGTGCGTCCGGAATCCCGGCGGAAGAGCTGGCCAAGGCCCCGGCGATGAACGTGGGCAAGGTCAACTTCAACACCGAGCTACGCACCGGCGTGCTGGCCACGCTCGAGGCGCAGACGGCGGCGCACCGCGCCGATGGCGAGAACCTGCAGGGGCTGCTGGCCCACTGGAATGCCTCGGCCAAGGACTTTGCCGCCGCCACGTTGGGCATGCTCAGCCGCTAG
- a CDS encoding acyltransferase has protein sequence MGADSSGLGTASPPRDLAIDLARFFCLALVVISHCMMTSPVLHPDGTVTTENTLAVQDWFEPVIWIFMVMPLFFVAGGITGIQSWRRLRDRGGNGYAFARARLLRLIRPAAALLAVMFAGLWGALLLGVDPQVVQLLATGAGMPLWFLAAYLAAQLNIPLLERLHRRAPWLTLAGLAALVVAVDCFRGAMPLIAYVNMVFLWCAVQQLGFFMADGRLARLGSSRLVGLIAASNLLLGILTGLGLYRGNMLVNLNPPNFCLLLLGVSQAATLQLARPALDRIGSVRRVRTVVALAGRRSMTVYLWHLPLLGAMAGLLLLTDFPKPASGTAEWWWSRPLVLLGVVLLLLPVIALFGRLEERPTASVHSRGRPRAAVVTAAVVVFVPVADAAFNGLTLALLGGGSACFTLAALLLGRVTAPATEPLPAQALSANVEP, from the coding sequence GTGGGCGCGGATTCCTCCGGCTTGGGGACGGCCTCCCCGCCCCGCGACCTGGCCATAGACCTTGCCCGGTTCTTCTGCCTTGCCTTGGTGGTGATCAGCCACTGCATGATGACCAGCCCGGTGCTGCATCCCGACGGCACGGTGACCACTGAAAACACCCTGGCCGTGCAGGACTGGTTCGAGCCTGTCATCTGGATTTTCATGGTGATGCCGCTGTTCTTCGTGGCCGGCGGCATCACCGGAATACAGTCCTGGCGCAGGCTGCGGGACCGCGGAGGCAACGGTTACGCGTTCGCCCGGGCCCGGCTGCTGCGCCTCATCCGGCCGGCGGCGGCACTACTGGCGGTCATGTTCGCGGGCCTGTGGGGCGCCCTGCTGCTGGGCGTGGACCCCCAGGTGGTGCAGCTCCTGGCGACCGGGGCCGGCATGCCGCTGTGGTTCCTGGCCGCCTACCTCGCAGCCCAGCTGAACATCCCGCTCCTGGAGCGGCTCCACCGGCGGGCGCCCTGGCTGACACTGGCCGGCCTCGCGGCGCTCGTGGTGGCGGTGGACTGCTTCCGCGGCGCCATGCCGCTGATCGCCTACGTCAACATGGTCTTCCTGTGGTGCGCCGTGCAGCAGCTCGGCTTTTTCATGGCGGACGGCCGCCTTGCCCGGCTTGGTTCGTCGCGGCTCGTGGGCCTGATCGCCGCAAGCAATCTGCTGTTGGGCATCCTCACCGGACTGGGCCTGTACCGGGGCAACATGCTGGTAAACCTGAACCCGCCGAATTTCTGCCTTCTTCTGCTGGGCGTTTCCCAGGCTGCGACGCTGCAGCTCGCAAGGCCGGCGCTGGACAGGATCGGCTCCGTTCGCCGGGTCCGGACCGTGGTGGCGCTGGCGGGCCGGCGATCGATGACGGTTTACCTCTGGCACCTTCCGCTGTTGGGAGCGATGGCGGGGCTGCTGCTGCTCACGGACTTCCCCAAGCCCGCCTCCGGCACTGCCGAATGGTGGTGGTCCCGCCCGCTGGTGCTGCTGGGCGTGGTCCTCCTCCTGCTCCCGGTCATTGCCCTGTTCGGGCGGCTGGAGGAACGGCCGACGGCGTCTGTCCACTCACGCGGAAGGCCCCGCGCCGCCGTGGTGACGGCCGCCGTCGTCGTCTTTGTCCCGGTGGCAGACGCAGCGTTCAACGGACTGACGCTGGCGCTCCTGGGCGGCGGATCTGCCTGCTTTACGCTCGCCGCCCTGCTGCTCGGGCGGGTTACGGCCCCCGCAACGGAACCATTGCCAGCACAGGCATTAAGTGCCAATGTCGAACCATGA
- a CDS encoding four-carbon acid sugar kinase family protein, which translates to MPLEADILAAFPAELHVPAERVASAVAASAATSPRVLVVLDDDPTGTQSVADLPVLTRWEVEDFTWALHQGKAAVYVLTNTRSLDPAEAAARNEEIVRNALAAARDGEGEIHLSFVSRSDSTLRGHFPLEPDVIAATVAAESGAATDGVVIVPAFPDAGRVTIGGVHYTRGTGPDAGNLTPVAETEFAKDATFGFANSEMAKYVEEKSQGKFPADSVIVLDLNIIRAGAGTGDADVSAKAIADAIEPATASTPIVADIVTENDLRALALGLEEAERRGKKLLYRVGPPFVRARIGQDIRTELSGEEAYAGNIPSEAGGLIVVGSHVGVTTRQLKVLTDQHSAARIVEIDVEKLLGDEADAYLDQTVDTVVEGLHGGDVIVHTSRLLIKTDDPAESLRIARTVSAAVVAVVNRTLKTFPPRFVIAKGGITSSDVAAHGLEIRHAIVRGPMLPGIVSLWEPVDGPAKGIPYIVFAGNVGDDESLAQVTRKLSNTF; encoded by the coding sequence GTGCCCCTTGAAGCAGACATCCTGGCCGCTTTCCCCGCGGAGCTCCACGTCCCGGCCGAGCGGGTGGCCAGCGCAGTCGCGGCCTCTGCCGCGACGTCTCCCCGAGTACTGGTGGTGCTCGACGACGACCCCACCGGAACCCAGTCGGTTGCCGACTTGCCTGTGCTCACCCGCTGGGAAGTCGAAGACTTCACCTGGGCTCTCCATCAGGGTAAGGCCGCTGTCTACGTGCTGACCAACACCCGCAGCCTGGACCCGGCCGAAGCCGCCGCCCGCAACGAAGAAATCGTGCGCAACGCCCTGGCCGCCGCGCGTGACGGCGAGGGAGAAATCCACCTCAGCTTCGTCAGCCGCAGCGATTCGACCCTCCGCGGGCACTTCCCGCTCGAGCCCGACGTCATCGCCGCCACCGTGGCTGCGGAGAGCGGCGCGGCGACGGACGGCGTCGTAATCGTCCCCGCCTTTCCCGATGCCGGCCGTGTGACCATCGGGGGCGTGCACTACACCCGGGGAACGGGGCCCGACGCCGGGAACCTCACCCCTGTCGCGGAAACGGAATTCGCCAAGGACGCGACCTTCGGATTCGCCAACTCCGAGATGGCCAAGTACGTGGAGGAGAAGTCGCAGGGCAAGTTCCCTGCGGACTCCGTGATCGTGCTGGACCTCAACATCATCCGGGCCGGTGCCGGCACTGGAGATGCGGACGTCTCCGCCAAGGCCATCGCTGACGCGATCGAACCTGCCACTGCCTCCACCCCGATCGTGGCGGACATCGTCACCGAGAACGATCTCCGCGCCCTCGCACTGGGGCTGGAAGAGGCAGAGCGCCGCGGCAAGAAGCTGCTCTACCGCGTTGGGCCGCCGTTCGTCCGCGCCAGAATCGGCCAGGACATCCGGACCGAACTCAGCGGCGAGGAAGCGTACGCCGGCAACATCCCGTCCGAGGCCGGCGGCCTGATCGTAGTGGGCTCGCACGTCGGCGTGACCACGCGGCAGCTGAAGGTCCTCACAGATCAGCACAGCGCTGCCCGCATAGTGGAGATCGACGTCGAAAAGCTGCTGGGCGATGAAGCGGACGCCTACCTCGACCAGACAGTGGACACTGTCGTGGAAGGCCTTCACGGCGGTGACGTCATCGTCCACACGAGCCGCCTGCTCATCAAGACGGACGACCCGGCCGAAAGCCTGCGGATCGCGCGCACGGTGTCCGCCGCCGTCGTCGCGGTGGTAAACCGGACGCTCAAGACTTTCCCGCCGCGGTTCGTCATCGCCAAGGGCGGCATCACGTCCTCGGATGTGGCCGCACACGGACTGGAGATCCGGCATGCGATCGTCCGAGGCCCCATGCTGCCCGGCATCGTCAGCCTGTGGGAGCCGGTTGACGGCCCGGCCAAGGGCATCCCCTACATCGTGTTCGCCGGCAACGTGGGCGACGACGAGTCACTGGCGCAGGTCACCCGCAAGCTCAGCAACACCTTTTAA
- a CDS encoding NAD(P)-dependent oxidoreductase, with protein sequence MTANYTVTVLGLGAMGLPMATRLASQLTVHGFDIAEPRLQLAEEAGVRTFDSAREAAEGTDALLLAVRNSEQLNDVLFGENGVASVLKPGAVVILTSTVGTEAIPATVSRLAEFGVGLVDAPLSGGPKRAGEGDLLIVVGAEPAALEAARPVLELLASTLTVVGDKPGDGQALKTVNQLLCGIHIAAAAEAMALADALGLDQAKTLAALEAGAAGSFMLSNRGPRILEAYSEDGAEVLSRLDIFVKDMGIVGKATRSAGLATPVAAAAEQLYLLGQAHGLAAADDSAVIKVVAPTKRTAQAG encoded by the coding sequence ATGACCGCGAATTACACAGTCACCGTCCTCGGCCTCGGGGCAATGGGCCTGCCGATGGCCACACGCCTGGCGAGCCAGCTCACCGTTCACGGCTTCGACATTGCCGAACCGCGCCTGCAGCTCGCTGAAGAGGCCGGCGTGCGCACCTTTGACTCCGCCCGCGAAGCCGCGGAAGGCACCGACGCGCTCCTGTTGGCCGTTCGCAACAGCGAACAGCTCAACGACGTCCTCTTCGGCGAGAACGGCGTGGCCTCGGTGCTGAAGCCGGGCGCCGTCGTCATCCTGACCAGCACCGTGGGTACCGAAGCGATTCCGGCCACGGTCAGCCGCCTGGCCGAATTCGGCGTTGGGCTTGTGGACGCACCCCTCTCCGGCGGGCCCAAGCGTGCCGGCGAAGGCGACCTGCTGATCGTGGTGGGCGCCGAGCCGGCGGCACTCGAGGCCGCCCGTCCCGTCCTGGAACTGCTCGCCTCCACCCTGACGGTCGTCGGCGACAAGCCCGGCGACGGGCAGGCGCTGAAGACCGTCAACCAGCTGCTCTGCGGAATCCACATCGCCGCCGCGGCCGAGGCCATGGCCCTGGCCGACGCCCTGGGCCTGGACCAGGCGAAGACGCTCGCCGCCCTCGAAGCCGGTGCGGCCGGATCCTTCATGCTCTCCAACCGCGGCCCGCGCATCCTGGAGGCGTACAGCGAGGACGGCGCCGAGGTGCTCAGCCGCCTGGACATTTTCGTCAAGGACATGGGCATCGTCGGCAAGGCAACCCGTAGCGCCGGGCTGGCCACGCCCGTTGCCGCCGCCGCCGAGCAGCTCTACCTGCTGGGCCAGGCCCATGGCCTGGCCGCCGCTGACGACTCCGCCGTCATCAAGGTCGTGGCCCCCACCAAGCGCACCGCACAGGCGGGCTGA
- a CDS encoding FadR/GntR family transcriptional regulator encodes MARKSLVGVVADELLDRIIAGEFPPGASVPGELELSARHEVSRMTVREAMKTLEAQRILSVERGRGTFVNPLNRWSSLEAVLRAASEGQNGPAAAIQLIELRRMLETGACELAAQRITDAELESLHIQVEEMREAHRVQDLARFVAADLAFHDEILHASENVFVAVLFEPLHRVLEKRRTETSQVPAIQEHAIGHHQGIYDALAARDPRRARDAMDAHMQQTLDDLRSYVLEA; translated from the coding sequence ATGGCACGCAAATCACTGGTGGGCGTCGTCGCTGACGAACTCCTGGACCGCATCATCGCAGGCGAATTCCCGCCGGGCGCCAGCGTGCCCGGCGAGCTTGAGCTGAGCGCGCGGCACGAGGTCAGCAGAATGACCGTCCGTGAAGCTATGAAAACTCTTGAAGCGCAGCGCATCCTCAGCGTGGAGCGTGGCCGAGGGACCTTCGTGAATCCGCTGAACCGCTGGTCGTCCCTGGAGGCCGTGCTACGGGCCGCCTCAGAGGGGCAGAACGGGCCCGCCGCCGCAATCCAACTCATCGAGCTGCGCAGGATGCTGGAAACGGGCGCATGCGAGCTCGCGGCGCAACGCATCACCGACGCGGAACTCGAGTCCCTGCACATTCAGGTCGAGGAGATGCGGGAAGCGCACCGCGTCCAGGATCTGGCCCGGTTCGTGGCGGCCGACCTCGCCTTCCACGACGAGATCCTCCACGCTTCCGAGAATGTTTTTGTGGCCGTCCTGTTCGAACCGCTGCACCGCGTCCTGGAGAAGCGGCGCACGGAAACGTCTCAGGTGCCGGCAATCCAGGAGCACGCCATCGGCCATCACCAGGGCATTTACGATGCCTTGGCCGCCCGCGACCCCCGCCGAGCCCGCGACGCAATGGACGCCCATATGCAGCAAACCCTGGACGACCTCAGAAGCTACGTCCTGGAAGCCTAG
- a CDS encoding aspartate aminotransferase family protein: MTLPPDVDETPLDQEADAEYPAGGITAGSSRRSQISPDVDFGAGVELALAASNHLFNTRNAPRYVAQVLQGVNAVATKLERTSQPFTGVAPAEMKSRVDAVDLDRPLPDTAAALDELQDMYLRHAVYFHDAKYAAHLNCPVVIPALVGEAVLSAVNSSMDTWDQSAGATMIERRLIDWAAERLQLGSDADGVFTSGGSQSNFQALLTARNHTVAALRLDPANAGLRLPALLEKLRIFTSADSHFSIRKSASMLGLGFDAVVSVCCAADHRMDPSELAGAIAAARNAGLVPMAVVATAGTTDFGAVDPLAEIAALARGYGAWFHVDAAYGGGLMVSNRYRHLLDGIRLADSVTVDFHKTFFQPVSSSALVVRDSAMLRHVAYYADYLNPEAAARAEIPNQVDKSIQTTRRFDALKLWLTLRIMGADAIGALLDEAIDLAARVGTVLSADPDFELAVEPQLSTLVFRYRPVFADGTRLSEDLADSLNPAIRAAVFASGEAVVAGTKVAGRHFLKFTLLNAEATLEDIREIIELVRRTGESLTGTAPAGGSAAAAREARA, translated from the coding sequence ATGACCCTGCCGCCCGATGTGGACGAAACACCCCTGGACCAAGAAGCCGACGCCGAATACCCCGCAGGAGGGATAACGGCCGGTTCCAGCCGTCGCAGCCAGATTTCGCCGGACGTGGACTTCGGGGCCGGAGTGGAGCTGGCCCTCGCAGCCAGCAACCATCTCTTCAATACCCGCAATGCCCCCCGGTACGTGGCGCAGGTGCTGCAGGGAGTCAACGCCGTGGCCACCAAACTTGAGCGGACCTCACAGCCGTTCACCGGCGTCGCCCCTGCCGAGATGAAGAGCCGCGTGGACGCCGTCGACCTGGACCGGCCCCTGCCTGACACCGCCGCCGCCCTCGATGAACTGCAGGACATGTACCTGCGCCATGCCGTCTATTTCCATGACGCCAAGTACGCCGCGCACCTGAACTGCCCGGTGGTCATTCCGGCGCTCGTGGGCGAGGCCGTCCTGTCTGCCGTTAACTCGTCCATGGACACCTGGGACCAGAGCGCCGGCGCTACGATGATCGAGCGGCGCCTCATCGACTGGGCCGCGGAGCGCCTGCAGCTCGGAAGCGATGCGGACGGCGTGTTCACCTCCGGCGGCAGCCAATCCAACTTCCAGGCGCTGCTGACCGCGCGGAACCACACCGTGGCGGCGCTGCGGCTCGATCCGGCGAACGCGGGGCTCCGGCTGCCGGCACTGCTGGAGAAGCTGCGGATCTTCACGTCGGCGGACAGCCACTTCAGCATCCGGAAATCGGCGTCCATGCTCGGGCTGGGCTTCGACGCCGTCGTGTCCGTCTGCTGCGCCGCCGATCACCGGATGGATCCTTCCGAACTGGCCGGTGCCATTGCGGCTGCCCGCAACGCCGGCCTGGTGCCGATGGCGGTTGTCGCCACGGCCGGGACCACCGACTTCGGCGCTGTGGACCCGCTAGCCGAGATCGCCGCCCTGGCCCGCGGCTACGGTGCCTGGTTCCATGTGGATGCTGCCTATGGCGGCGGGCTCATGGTGTCCAACCGGTACCGGCACCTCCTGGACGGAATCCGGCTGGCCGACTCCGTCACCGTTGACTTCCACAAGACCTTCTTCCAGCCCGTCAGCTCCAGCGCCCTGGTGGTCCGGGACAGCGCCATGCTCCGGCACGTGGCGTATTACGCCGACTACCTGAACCCGGAAGCCGCCGCGCGCGCCGAGATCCCCAACCAGGTGGACAAGAGCATCCAGACCACGCGCCGGTTCGACGCCCTCAAGCTGTGGCTCACCCTCCGCATCATGGGGGCCGATGCCATCGGTGCGCTCCTCGACGAGGCGATCGACCTCGCCGCCCGCGTGGGAACGGTGCTCTCGGCGGATCCCGACTTTGAACTGGCGGTCGAGCCGCAACTGAGCACCCTGGTGTTCCGCTACCGGCCGGTGTTCGCGGACGGGACGCGGCTGTCCGAGGACCTCGCCGATAGCCTGAATCCGGCCATCCGTGCTGCCGTCTTTGCCTCGGGCGAAGCGGTGGTGGCCGGGACCAAGGTCGCTGGCCGGCACTTCCTGAAGTTCACGCTGCTTAATGCCGAGGCTACGCTGGAGGACATCCGGGAGATCATCGAGCTCGTCCGGCGGACAGGGGAGAGCCTGACCGGCACCGCGCCCGCGGGCGGATCCGCCGCTGCAGCCCGGGAGGCACGCGCATGA
- a CDS encoding aldo/keto reductase, with translation MQYTHLGRSGLKVSRLCLGTMNFGPQTEESAAHSIMDSAHESGINFFDTANVYGGAEHRGWTEEIIGRWFAKGGERRERTVLATKLYGTMTDRPNGSKLSALNIRRALDASLKRLQTDYIDVYQFHHVDRNTPWDEIWQAIEVAVQQGKILYSGSSNFAGWHIAQAQEAAARRHYNGLVSEQSIYNLLTRNVELEVIPAAQQYGLGIIPWSPLHGGLLGGVLKKERDGVRRLEGRAHETLKKHHDQIREYEDLADDLGHEPGDIALAWLLHQPAVTAPIVGPRTQEQLDAAVRALDVSLNDDALKRLDAIFPGHRTAPEDYAW, from the coding sequence ATGCAGTACACCCACCTTGGCCGCTCCGGCCTGAAAGTCTCCCGTCTTTGCCTCGGCACCATGAACTTCGGCCCGCAGACGGAGGAGTCCGCTGCGCATTCGATCATGGATTCGGCGCACGAGTCGGGCATCAATTTCTTCGACACGGCCAACGTTTACGGGGGCGCCGAGCACCGCGGCTGGACCGAGGAAATCATCGGCCGCTGGTTCGCCAAGGGCGGCGAACGCCGTGAACGCACGGTCCTGGCGACCAAGCTGTACGGCACCATGACGGACCGCCCTAATGGGTCCAAGCTCTCGGCGCTGAACATCCGCCGCGCTCTCGATGCCAGCCTCAAGCGGCTCCAGACCGACTACATCGACGTCTACCAGTTCCACCACGTGGACCGGAACACTCCGTGGGACGAGATCTGGCAGGCCATCGAGGTAGCCGTGCAGCAGGGCAAGATCCTCTACTCCGGCAGCAGCAATTTCGCGGGCTGGCACATTGCGCAGGCACAGGAAGCCGCCGCCCGGCGCCACTACAACGGCCTGGTCAGCGAGCAGTCCATCTACAACCTGCTGACCAGGAACGTGGAGCTTGAAGTCATTCCGGCAGCCCAGCAATACGGGCTCGGAATAATTCCATGGTCCCCGCTGCACGGCGGGCTTCTCGGCGGGGTCCTGAAGAAAGAGCGCGACGGCGTCCGGCGCCTGGAGGGGCGCGCGCACGAAACGCTGAAAAAGCACCACGACCAGATCAGGGAGTACGAGGACCTTGCAGACGATCTCGGCCACGAGCCCGGCGACATCGCCCTCGCCTGGCTCCTCCACCAGCCTGCGGTGACGGCGCCGATCGTCGGGCCCCGGACCCAGGAACAGCTCGACGCCGCCGTCCGCGCGTTGGACGTCTCGCTGAACGACGACGCGCTCAAGCGGTTGGATGCCATCTTCCCGGGACACCGTACGGCCCCGGAGGACTACGCCTGGTGA